The DNA sequence GTCGCTGACGTGTCGGCGCTGCGGGCTGGTGCGCTGGATCTGGGACGCCATCTCGCCGACACCTGCGACAGGATCGATGCGGCACAACCCGCGCTGCACGCCTTTGTGCCGGAGGCCGACCGACGTGGTCGTCTCGCCGCTGCGCTGTCCGCCGAGCAGACGCGCACCCCGTTGGCCGGAGCGATGGTCGGCGTGAAGGACATCATCCGGGTTGCCGGGCTGACGATGACCGCCGGATCCCAGCTGCCACCCGAGCTGTTCGCCGGGCCACAGGCGGACGTGGTGAACCGACTGGTGGCCGGGGGGGCGCTCGTCGCGGGTGCGACGGTGACCGCCGAGTTCGCAGTGGCCGCTCCTGGCCCGACCACGAATCCGCACGATCGACGACACACCCCCGGCGGGTCCAGCAGTGGATCTGCCGCGGCCGTCGCGGCCGGGTTGGTGCCGCTGGCGATCGGCACCCAGACCGTCGGCTCGGTCATCCGCCCGGCGGCGTACTGCGGGGTTGTGGGGTTCCGTCCGACCTACGGATCTCTGCCGGTTGACGGGGTGGTGGCCAACGCGCCGTCGCTGGACACGCTGGGTGTGTTCACGGCTGACGTGGCCAGCGCTGTGCTGGCGGCCCAGGTGCTGCTCGAGGGGCTCGAGGTGCCGCTCTCCTCACGGCCACGGCTGCTGGTCGCGACGGGCCGCTATCTCGATCAGGCCGACCCGGTGGCCCGCTCTGCCTTCGACGCACAGGTGGGCAGGCTGCGGGCGGCCGGCTTCTCGGTGTCATCGGCCGACCCGGTGGACGACCTCGACGCCCTGACCCGGCACCTGCTGGTGATCAACCGCTATGAGCTGGCGCAGGTGCACGCCGAGTGGTTCTCCGCCTTCGCCGACCTCTATCGGCCCCAGACCGCCGAGGCGATCCTCGACGGGCTCGCTACGAGCGCTGAGGTGTACGCCGAAGCCCGGCAGTATCAGCGCGCCTTCACTGAGAGACTGACGGCCAGCCTCGCCGCTCACGACGCCGACGCCTGGCTGACTCCGGCTGCGACCGGGACGGCACCGAGGGGCCTGGAGAGCACCGGTAACCCTGCGATGAACGTCCCGTTCAGCGTGGCCGGGGCACCGGCGATCACCATCCCCGCCGGCCGGCTCGGCAGGCTGCCACTGGGTCTGCAGTTGGCCGGCCGCCCCGGCGACGACGCGAGCCTCCTCGGAGGCGCGCTCACCGTCGAGGCAGCGCTCAGCGGCTAGGCGCCTGGGGTGGGCTCAGTGTGCCGGGTGCGGGGTGGTCAGGCGCCAGAACTTGAACGAGTCGTGGCCGAGCCCTCCGGCGACCAGGAAGATCGTCCCGACCACCAGCGTGGGTACGACGACCACACCGGAAGATGTGGTCAGCATGTTCGCGAGGCTCGGCCCTTCGCCGCCGGAGAGCTCACCCGCGAAACCCAGCACAGTGGCCCCGAACTGGGCGAGGGCGAGCAGCACCATCAGCAGGCCGGCCATGCTGGCCCGGTGCAGGCCGAGGAAGCCGAGCGACACGGCGAGAGCGAACACGCCGATCGCAGCCACGGGGCCGACCACGTTAGTGTTGATCAGCCTGAAGCCGGTGTTGAGGAGCGTGAGCACCCCGACGATCGCCGTGAGCCCAACGAACACCGGAACTGCCGGGTCTGGCCGCCAGAG is a window from the Microlunatus panaciterrae genome containing:
- a CDS encoding amidase, encoding MLMASPRSLVADVSALRAGALDLGRHLADTCDRIDAAQPALHAFVPEADRRGRLAAALSAEQTRTPLAGAMVGVKDIIRVAGLTMTAGSQLPPELFAGPQADVVNRLVAGGALVAGATVTAEFAVAAPGPTTNPHDRRHTPGGSSSGSAAAVAAGLVPLAIGTQTVGSVIRPAAYCGVVGFRPTYGSLPVDGVVANAPSLDTLGVFTADVASAVLAAQVLLEGLEVPLSSRPRLLVATGRYLDQADPVARSAFDAQVGRLRAAGFSVSSADPVDDLDALTRHLLVINRYELAQVHAEWFSAFADLYRPQTAEAILDGLATSAEVYAEARQYQRAFTERLTASLAAHDADAWLTPAATGTAPRGLESTGNPAMNVPFSVAGAPAITIPAGRLGRLPLGLQLAGRPGDDASLLGGALTVEAALSG